ATCGAGTTGTGTCGATTTTAGAAAAGGCGAGAAACAATGTAGTACGTTCTGTGAACACTGAAATGGTGATCGCCTACTGGTTGATCGGTAAAGAAATTGTCAATGTGTTACAGGCGGGGGCGGATAGAGCTGGATATGGAACGGGTTTGATCAGGAATTTGTCCGAAAGGCTCATTGAACTCTACGGCAAGGGCTTTTCTGTCCCAAACCTCAAACTTTTCAGGCAGTTTTATCTATCTTTTGAGGGTCGTTCGGTAGAAATAGGCTACACGGCGTGTAGCGAATTACTGACGCAATCAATATCAATGGCGTCTGATGGGGAATCTGAAAAAGCTACACAGTGTGTAGCCAATCTGCAAAGAGGACTCCATCCAAATCTGGGCTGGTCACATTATCGTATGTTGATGAGAGTTGCTGATCCTGAAGCCATGTCCTTTTATGAAAGAGAGGCTGCGGAAAATAACTGGAGTGTTCGTCAACTGGCTCGTCAGATCAATTCACTTTTTTATGAGCGGCTCCTCATGAGCAAGGACAAACGACAAATGCTCATGGAAGCCAGGGAAGACAAGGAATGTCTTCGACCTGTTGACATCATAAAGGATCCCTACGTATTGGAATTTTTGGATATCCCGGAATCTGCCAAACTGTCTGAAAACGACCTGGAAAATGCGCTAATCTCGTACTTACAGGATTTCTTGCTGGAATTGGGCGCTGGGTTCGCCTTTGTCGGCAGACAGAAGCGTTTAACCCTGGATGGTGACCATTTTTACCCTGACCTTGTCTTCTATCATATAAAGCTCAAATGCTATGTAATCGTAGATCTAAAGACCGGAAAGTTGACTCATGGCGACCTGGGC
The window above is part of the Desulfomonilaceae bacterium genome. Proteins encoded here:
- a CDS encoding PDDEXK nuclease domain-containing protein, with product MPRKIETFPSHPAQSMLFDRVVSILEKARNNVVRSVNTEMVIAYWLIGKEIVNVLQAGADRAGYGTGLIRNLSERLIELYGKGFSVPNLKLFRQFYLSFEGRSVEIGYTACSELLTQSISMASDGESEKATQCVANLQRGLHPNLGWSHYRMLMRVADPEAMSFYEREAAENNWSVRQLARQINSLFYERLLMSKDKRQMLMEAREDKECLRPVDIIKDPYVLEFLDIPESAKLSENDLENALISYLQDFLLELGAGFAFVGRQKRLTLDGDHFYPDLVFYHIKLKCYVIVDLKTGKLTHGDLGQMQMYVHYYDREIRTLDDNPTVGILLCAEKNDSVVRYVLSEENQQIFASKYRFALPTIEELKKELERERLLIEEFVTPDSKKSKIKPKKQRIDADKND